The Osmerus eperlanus chromosome 15, fOsmEpe2.1, whole genome shotgun sequence genome includes a window with the following:
- the c15h8orf34 gene encoding uncharacterized protein C8orf34 homolog — protein MTEADESMAHSLDDRQAVWETDVKAARGGNLSNQTGLLLSDSLFSKELESMGKHLAEVEKDLAKLTEAGKLTRSPNSPHSSLLLTPLFHSPLPSTLPSQLGQFSRPQSPGLSSKHSTAGTPLLSSKPTSLAMGRTLSPSNPSSRTQTPRTPSRPLTPNSLLTRSAGTPGHKEVTFSRRSRSRPVTPTSQPTRPRPLLTPPGLSTTDSLGRTSSLRAYLSEDEFYQQLQAIRQPWHVPSDTESDIMEPPEQDKCSGVRDANKRSVFSGL, from the exons ATGACTGAGGCTGATGAGAGCATGGCCCACAGCCTTGACGAT CGTCAGGCAGTCTGGGAGACGGATGTGAAGGCTGCGAGGGGCGGGAACTTGTCTAACCAGACAGGACTGCTTCTGAGCGACTCCCTCTTCTCCAAGGAGCTGGAGAGCATGGGCAAACACCTCGCTG AGGTGGAGAAGGACCTGGCCAAGCTGACCGAAGCTGGGAAGCTGACCAGGAGTCCTAACAGCCCCCACAGCAGCCTGCTCCTGACCCCTCTCTTCCACAGCCCACTGCCCAGCACCCTGCCCAGTCAGCTGGGCCAGTTCTCCAGGCCCCAgtcccctggcctctcctccaAGCACAGCACCGCAGGCACTCCCCTGCTCAGCTCCAAGCCCACTTCTCTGGCCATGGGGCGGACACTCTCTCCCAGCAACCCCAGCAGCCGGACCCAGACGCCTCGGACCCCCAGCAGGCCGCTGACTCCCAACAGCCTACTGACACGCTCTGCTGGGACCCCGGGTCACAAGGAGGTGACCTTCAGCAGGAGGTCACGGAGCCGTCCGGTGACGCCCACCAGCCAGCCCACCCGTCCCCGACCCCTGCTCACCCCGCCTGGGCTCAGCACCACTGACAGCCTGGGCAGGACCTCCAGCCTCAGGGCCTACCTGTCAGAG gatgAGTTCTACCAACAGCTCCAGGCTATTAGACAACCCTGGCACGTTCCCAGTGACACAGAGAGTGACATCATGGAACCCCCAGAACAAGACA